A single Mycobacteriales bacterium DNA region contains:
- a CDS encoding ATP-binding cassette domain-containing protein, translated as MTDIEVRRTAIDATGVRKSFGEQTVLDGVDLQVDEGTIVALLGPNGAGKTTLVRILSTLIAADGGDIRVAGHDVATEPARVRAAIGVTGQFSAVDDLLTGRENLRLMADLCHLGRDGARRVAELLDRFELTDAADKPLSTYSGGMRRRLDLAMTLVGKPRLIFLDEPTTGLDPSSRRTMWQIIGELAAGGVTILLTTQYLDEADQLADRVAVLDHGRIVAEGTPAELKRHIDGGHVQLQFADPRALDDAARLFPASSADAEQLSLEVPGAGSVDVVRRMLNQLADAAIDVEQLSIHTPDLDDVFFAVTGRATQPTVQEALQP; from the coding sequence ATGACGGACATCGAGGTACGCCGTACCGCGATCGACGCGACCGGCGTCCGCAAGTCCTTCGGCGAGCAGACCGTCCTGGACGGAGTCGACCTCCAGGTCGACGAGGGCACGATCGTCGCGCTGCTCGGGCCCAACGGCGCGGGCAAGACGACGCTCGTCCGCATCCTTTCGACCCTCATCGCCGCCGACGGCGGCGACATCCGGGTCGCCGGACACGATGTCGCCACCGAGCCGGCTCGGGTGCGCGCGGCGATCGGCGTCACCGGCCAGTTCTCCGCCGTCGACGACCTGCTCACCGGCCGGGAGAACCTTCGCCTCATGGCCGACCTGTGCCACCTCGGTCGCGACGGAGCGCGACGCGTGGCCGAGCTGCTGGACCGCTTCGAGCTCACCGACGCCGCGGACAAGCCGCTGTCGACGTACTCGGGTGGGATGCGTCGCCGCCTCGATCTCGCGATGACCTTGGTGGGCAAGCCGCGGCTGATCTTTCTCGACGAGCCGACGACCGGGCTGGACCCGAGCAGCCGGCGCACGATGTGGCAGATCATCGGCGAGCTTGCCGCCGGTGGTGTCACGATCCTGCTCACCACTCAGTACCTCGACGAGGCCGACCAGCTGGCCGACCGGGTGGCGGTGCTCGACCACGGCCGCATCGTCGCCGAGGGCACGCCGGCTGAGCTGAAGCGCCACATCGACGGCGGTCACGTCCAGCTGCAGTTCGCGGATCCACGCGCACTCGACGATGCGGCCCGGCTGTTCCCCGCGTCATCGGCGGACGCGGAGCAGCTCAGCCTCGAGGTTCCCGGAGCCGGTTCGGTCGACGTCGTACGCCGGATGCTCAACCAGCTGGCCGATGCCGCGATCGACGTCGAGCAGCTCTCGATCCACACCCCCGACCTCGACGACGTGTTCTTCGCCGTCACCGGCCGGGCCACCCAGCCAACCGTCCAGGAAGCCCTCCAGCCATGA
- a CDS encoding MarR family transcriptional regulator, which yields MPMDAELTFADHAGRFYARRYGMAPMVGRLLGYLLICEPREQSIAELADALLASRSAIAGAVNSLETLRLIRRSRAAGERMDRVSIDLNSPHSMGFDVSEYEGLAELAREGLTVLADAPAERRAALVEMAVFADWLTARLPEWERDWLAHRERLRDSGELPHQPPHAKGDRS from the coding sequence ATGCCGATGGACGCCGAGCTCACCTTCGCCGACCACGCCGGGCGCTTCTATGCCCGCCGCTACGGGATGGCCCCGATGGTCGGCCGCCTGCTCGGCTACCTGCTGATCTGCGAGCCGCGCGAGCAGAGCATCGCGGAGCTGGCCGATGCGCTGCTGGCCAGCCGGAGCGCGATTGCCGGCGCGGTCAACTCCCTGGAGACCCTTCGCCTGATCCGGCGCTCGCGCGCGGCGGGGGAGCGGATGGACCGGGTGAGCATCGACCTGAACTCCCCGCACTCGATGGGCTTCGACGTCTCGGAGTACGAGGGGCTGGCCGAGCTGGCCCGCGAAGGGCTGACCGTCCTCGCCGACGCGCCGGCCGAGCGTCGCGCCGCGCTGGTCGAGATGGCGGTCTTCGCCGACTGGCTGACCGCGCGACTGCCCGAGTGGGAGCGGGACTGGCTCGCCCATCGCGAGCGGCTGCGCGACTCGGGCGAGCTACCCCACCAACCACCGCACGCGAAGGGCGACCGCTCATGA